A window from Salvelinus sp. IW2-2015 linkage group LG5, ASM291031v2, whole genome shotgun sequence encodes these proteins:
- the tnfsf13 gene encoding tumor necrosis factor ligand superfamily member 13 isoform X3, with translation MTNRYTVHFXGTYLLYAVSLFLACLMVLQSNRVREMQVELRELRQWTSLVCGDIKESSTDISRCGVDIHNGMEFEERGRFQDMGDGDSGALQGGVPFFTLFLCHHTHMVLYKDTTWTMGHVIKKRLHGIETILMKCIQSMPSNITVAQNTCYTAGVHYLEPGSTLELSIPRKSAGLVLKPHSTFLGMFRI, from the exons ATGACAAACCGTTATACAGTACATTTTKATGGCACATATCTGCTGTACGCTGTGTCGCTGTTCTTGGCCTGCTTGATGGTCCTGCAGTCCAACCGGGTCAGAGAGATGCAGGTCGAACTGCGGGAGCTGCGTCAGTGGACCAGTCTGGTATGCGGGGACATAAAGGAATCGTCTACTGATATCTCGCGCTGCGGGGTAG ACATACACAATGGAATGGAATTCGAGGAAAGAGGGAGATTTCAAGACATGGGAGACGGAGACAGCGGCGCACTG CAGGGAGGAGTGCCTTTCTTCACCTTGTTCCTCTGTCATCACACTCATATG GTGCTGTATAAAGACACCACATGGACAATGGGTCATGTGATCAAGAAGCGTCTACATGGTATTGAGACCATCTTGATGAAGTGCATACAGAGCATGCCCAGCAACATCACTGTGGCCCAAAACACCTGCTACACAGCCG GTGTCCATTACCTGGAGCCAGGATCCACTCTGGAACTCTCCATTCCCAGGAAATCTGCTGGGCTTGTCCTCAAGCCTCACTCCACCTTCCTTGGCATGTTCAGGATCTGA
- the LOC111964236 gene encoding proteasome subunit beta type-6, with protein sequence MAAVYMSANRSENAFSTVDMVPEWAQEEVSTGTTIMAVEFDGGVVIGADSRTTTGAYIANRVTDKLTPIHDRIFCCRSGSAADTQAVADIVTYQLGFHSIELDEPPLVQTAANLFKQTCYRYREELMAGIIVAGWDKRRGGQVYTVPMGGMIVRQPVSVGGSGSSYIYGFMDSNYKPGMTKEECLHFCTQALALAMERDGSSGGVARLAAITEEGLERRVVLGNQLPKFSNA encoded by the exons ATGGCTGCTGTGTACATGTCAGCGAACCGGTCCGAAAATGCTTTTAGTACAGTTGATATGGTGCCAGAGTGGGCACAAGAAGAAGTTAGCACTGGG ACTACCATTATGGCAGTAGAGTTTGATGGAGGGGTTGTGATTGGCGCGGACTCCAGAACAACAACAGG TGCTTACATTGCCAATCGAGTTACTGACAAGTTGACTCCCATTCACGACCGCATCTTCTGCTGCCGCTCTGGTTCTGCAGCTGACACACAGGCTGTTGCTGATATAGTCACCTATCAGCTGGGCTTTCACAG CATTGAGCTGGATGAGCCTCCACTTGTGCAAACMGCAGCCAATCTCTTCAAACAGACATGctacagatacagagaggagcTGATGGCTGGCATCATTGTGGCTGGCTGGGACAAAAGAAGGGGTGGACAG GTGTACACAGTCCCAATGGGAGGTATGATAGTGAGGCAGCCAGTGTCAGTAGGTGGTTCTGGCAGCTCCTACATATATGGCTTCATGGATTCTAACTACAAGCCTGGGATGACCAAGGAGGAGTGTCTTCACTTCTGTACCCAGG CCTTGGCACTGGCCATGGAGCGGGACGGTTCTAGTGGAGGAGTGGCTCGTCTGGCAGCCATCACAGAGGAGGGCCTGGAGAGACGGGTTGTTCTGGGAAACCAGCTGCCCAAATTCTCCAACGCCTAG
- the tnfsf13 gene encoding tumor necrosis factor ligand superfamily member 13 isoform X4, producing the protein MTNRYTVHFXGTYLLYAVSLFLACLMVLQSNRVREMQVELRELRQWTSLVCGDIKESSTDISRCGVDIHNGMEFEERGRFQDMGDGDSGALGGVPFFTLFLCHHTHMVLYKDTTWTMGHVIKKRLHGIETILMKCIQSMPSNITVAQNTCYTAGVHYLEPGSTLELSIPRKSAGLVLKPHSTFLGMFRI; encoded by the exons ATGACAAACCGTTATACAGTACATTTTKATGGCACATATCTGCTGTACGCTGTGTCGCTGTTCTTGGCCTGCTTGATGGTCCTGCAGTCCAACCGGGTCAGAGAGATGCAGGTCGAACTGCGGGAGCTGCGTCAGTGGACCAGTCTGGTATGCGGGGACATAAAGGAATCGTCTACTGATATCTCGCGCTGCGGGGTAG ACATACACAATGGAATGGAATTCGAGGAAAGAGGGAGATTTCAAGACATGGGAGACGGAGACAGCGGCGCACTG GGAGGAGTGCCTTTCTTCACCTTGTTCCTCTGTCATCACACTCATATG GTGCTGTATAAAGACACCACATGGACAATGGGTCATGTGATCAAGAAGCGTCTACATGGTATTGAGACCATCTTGATGAAGTGCATACAGAGCATGCCCAGCAACATCACTGTGGCCCAAAACACCTGCTACACAGCCG GTGTCCATTACCTGGAGCCAGGATCCACTCTGGAACTCTCCATTCCCAGGAAATCTGCTGGGCTTGTCCTCAAGCCTCACTCCACCTTCCTTGGCATGTTCAGGATCTGA
- the LOC139022472 gene encoding uncharacterized protein, whose protein sequence is MWHLADRVTLVNNNAGHFPXVEQPEAEDGDQFLSFAKRSKVVQRQCSEMETEPSPPPQSSSLSQSREHFWHRILCQPSEVSPEPTTSYSPFQMQMFSNKPEGLVGVDMAGSPPAGQRVKKGGSLGLGKLPSPVELMGRKKKGRTGGAAQGSQVVQPRVAAVLQHIGDLRRRQSSIDQLKQGSWWGSKPRCKAEEGHSQRQAEDSSMTISITVEKQDEATDYLSPTLTRPYTQQEGLFGGFEQASHLAPGGNPMMSFVLATADRQAKGGWQGPRLSHNEFWGIGHIPEE, encoded by the exons ATGTGGCACCTAGCAGACAGAGTAACGTTAGTTAATAATAATGCTGGGCATTTTCCTCRGGTAGAACAACCAGAGGCAGAAGATGGTGATCAGTTCCTCTCGTTTGCCAA GAGGTCCAAGGTTGTGCAGCGTCAGTGTTCAGAGATGGAGACTGAGCCTAGCCCTCCCCCACAGTCTAGCTCCTTGTCACAGAGTAGAGAACATTTCTGGCATAGGATTCTATGTCAGCCAAG TGAAGTGTCTCCTGAGCCCACCACATCCTACAGCCCATTTCAGATGCAGATGTTCTCAAATAAACCTGAAGGACTA GTTGGCGTGGACATGGCCGGATCACCTCCAGCAGGACAGAGAGTTAAAAAAGGGGGAAGTCTGGGTCTAGGAAAGCTACCCTCTCCAGTGGAACTGATGGGCcggaagaagaaggggaggacagGGGGTGCAGCACAGGGCAGCCAGGTGGTGCAACCCAGGGTGGCAGCAGTGCTGCAGCACATTGGGGACCTCCGCAGGAGACAGAGCTCTATTGACCA GTTGAAGCAGGGGAGTTGGTGGGGCTCCAAACCCAGGTGTAAGGCAGAAGAGGGCCATTCCCAGAGGCAAGCAGAGGACAGCAGCATGACTATCAGCATCACAGTGGAGAAGCAGGATGAAGCTACAGACTACCTCAGTCCAACCCTCACTCGTCCTTACACCCAGCAGGAG GGTCTGTTTGGAGGATTTGAACAAGCATCCCATCTMGCTCCTGGAGGAAATCCGATGATGTCATTTGTCCTGGCAACTGCTGATAGACAAGCCAAGGGGGGTTGGCAAGGCCCTCGTCTGTCCCACAATGAATTTTGGGGCATTGGGCACATTCCAGAGgaataa
- the tnfsf13 gene encoding tumor necrosis factor ligand superfamily member 13 isoform X2, whose protein sequence is MTNRYTVHFXGTYLLYAVSLFLACLMVLQSNRVREMQVELRELRQWTSLVCGDIKESSTDISRCGISDSHRHTQWNGIRGKREISRHGRRRQRRTGRSAFLHLVPLSSHSYDEDDYTLVEWALGLSRLGEGLQVFGEKVTVVTEGTYFIYSQVLYKDTTWTMGHVIKKRLHGIETILMKCIQSMPSNITVAQNTCYTAGVHYLEPGSTLELSIPRKSAGLVLKPHSTFLGMFRI, encoded by the exons ATGACAAACCGTTATACAGTACATTTTKATGGCACATATCTGCTGTACGCTGTGTCGCTGTTCTTGGCCTGCTTGATGGTCCTGCAGTCCAACCGGGTCAGAGAGATGCAGGTCGAACTGCGGGAGCTGCGTCAGTGGACCAGTCTGGTATGCGGGGACATAAAGGAATCGTCTACTGATATCTCGCGCTGCGGG ATATCTGACTCTCACAGACATACACAATGGAATGGAATTCGAGGAAAGAGGGAGATTTCAAGACATGGGAGACGGAGACAGCGGCGCACTG GGAGGAGTGCCTTTCTTCACCTTGTTCCTCTGTCATCACACTCATATG ATGAAGATGACTACACTCTGGTAGAATGGGCTCTAGGACTGAGTCGTCTAGGGGAGGGGCTGCAGGTCTTTGGAGAAAAGGTCACAGTGGTAACCGAAGGGACTTACTTCATCTACAGTCAG GTGCTGTATAAAGACACCACATGGACAATGGGTCATGTGATCAAGAAGCGTCTACATGGTATTGAGACCATCTTGATGAAGTGCATACAGAGCATGCCCAGCAACATCACTGTGGCCCAAAACACCTGCTACACAGCCG GTGTCCATTACCTGGAGCCAGGATCCACTCTGGAACTCTCCATTCCCAGGAAATCTGCTGGGCTTGTCCTCAAGCCTCACTCCACCTTCCTTGGCATGTTCAGGATCTGA
- the tnfsf13 gene encoding tumor necrosis factor ligand superfamily member 13 isoform X1 produces MTNRYTVHFXGTYLLYAVSLFLACLMVLQSNRVREMQVELRELRQWTSLVCGDIKESSTDISRCGISDSHRHTQWNGIRGKREISRHGRRRQRRTAGRSAFLHLVPLSSHSYDEDDYTLVEWALGLSRLGEGLQVFGEKVTVVTEGTYFIYSQVLYKDTTWTMGHVIKKRLHGIETILMKCIQSMPSNITVAQNTCYTAGVHYLEPGSTLELSIPRKSAGLVLKPHSTFLGMFRI; encoded by the exons ATGACAAACCGTTATACAGTACATTTTKATGGCACATATCTGCTGTACGCTGTGTCGCTGTTCTTGGCCTGCTTGATGGTCCTGCAGTCCAACCGGGTCAGAGAGATGCAGGTCGAACTGCGGGAGCTGCGTCAGTGGACCAGTCTGGTATGCGGGGACATAAAGGAATCGTCTACTGATATCTCGCGCTGCGGG ATATCTGACTCTCACAGACATACACAATGGAATGGAATTCGAGGAAAGAGGGAGATTTCAAGACATGGGAGACGGAGACAGCGGCGCACTG CAGGGAGGAGTGCCTTTCTTCACCTTGTTCCTCTGTCATCACACTCATATG ATGAAGATGACTACACTCTGGTAGAATGGGCTCTAGGACTGAGTCGTCTAGGGGAGGGGCTGCAGGTCTTTGGAGAAAAGGTCACAGTGGTAACCGAAGGGACTTACTTCATCTACAGTCAG GTGCTGTATAAAGACACCACATGGACAATGGGTCATGTGATCAAGAAGCGTCTACATGGTATTGAGACCATCTTGATGAAGTGCATACAGAGCATGCCCAGCAACATCACTGTGGCCCAAAACACCTGCTACACAGCCG GTGTCCATTACCTGGAGCCAGGATCCACTCTGGAACTCTCCATTCCCAGGAAATCTGCTGGGCTTGTCCTCAAGCCTCACTCCACCTTCCTTGGCATGTTCAGGATCTGA